The DNA region CGTCGCCCCGGCCCTGGCCAAAGCGACCTCGGGCGCGATTCAGGCGGCAGGCTTCGTGGAGATCGCCCCCGAGCTGGAGATCAGCCAAGCCAACGACCTCCGCGCCCCCGCCCCGGACACCGACCCGGCCGACGAGCCGGATGCCCCGGAGCAGGAAGCGCCCGAGCAGGAAGCGCCAGTGGCGGACATCGACGCCGACGCTCCCGAAGCGCAAGACCTGGACGCCGCGGACGCGGCTCAGAGCGACGAAGCCGCCCCGGCGGACACGCAAGCCGTGGAAGCCGACGCGCTCGGCGACTTCGTGCTCGCGGCGAAATACATGGGCTACAACGTCTAAGCCGACGACACAACGAGAGGGGCCCGCGCCAGTTGGCGCGGGCCCCTCTCGTTGTCGGCTGCCCGCCGCCGCTAGGTGATGCTGACGAGTTGCGTGAGATCGTCGCCCGGCAGCTCGCCCTCGACGACGGCTGTGACGACCGACTCGTTCAAGACGATCGCGCCCCGATGGTTGTCGAGGAACGCGGTGTCCGCCGCGTCGCGTCCCGTGGCGACGCGCACAAGCGTGGAGCGCGGCGCGAGGCAGGTCGCGTCCACCACTCGCCACACGCCATTGACGAGCGCTTCGGCCACAGCGTGGAAATCCATCGGGTCGCAGCCCGGCGCGTACACGGCGACCAGGCGCGCGGGAACATTCAGCGCGCGCAGCATCGCCACGACCAGGTGCGCGTAGTCCCGGCACACGCCCCTGCCCGCGAGCAGGGTGTCGGCCGCGCCGTCAATGGCGTCGCTGCTGCCCGGCACGTAGCGCAAACGTGCGCCGACCCACGCCGCGACCCTCGCCAACAGGGCCTCGGAATCAAGGGAGTCGCCGAACTCGGCGGCGGCGAACCCGCAGAACTTGTCGCTCTCCGCGTAACGGCTTGGGCGCAGGAACACCGACGCGTCCGACTCAAGCACGGCAGCGGGGGCCGTGTTGCCTTTGATGGTCGCGTCATAGGAGACCAAGAGTTTGCCCGGCGCGGCGGGGAAGGTGTGAATGCGGTTGCCGTGCTCGGTCAGGATCTGTTTGGCCTGGATGTTTTTGCCGTTCAGCGTGAACGACAATGATTCTTCCACCTGAGCGCCAGGGTGCGGGGCGACAGCGATTTGGCATTCAAGGACCGTGCTGTCGACGACGTCGACGTCGAGTCGGGCTGAGACAATGCGAGTGACCAAGCGATCCTCCTAGGACGGGCTCTTCATGGGGTTGGACTTGGCCGCGGGAGCGCCGAGCCAATGGGAAATATGGCAGAAGGGAAAGGGATGTGACCGGGGAGCGTTGTCGCGCAGCGCCTCTTCGGGCAGAAGCTCCGCGCGACAACGCCCCTGCGGGCGGGCGCCCCGCAGGCCTCAGAAGAGCTTGCGCAACTTCGGTTTCTGCTCCACGGCGAGAGTTTCGATCTGCTCCTTGCCTTTGGCGGCGGCCCTTGCGAACTCGTCCGCCCGTTTCGCGGCGCTGTCGGCGAGCTCTTCCGCGCGCTGCGACGCGATCTCGGTGAGCTCGGCGCCTCGCTGGCGAGCGTTTTCCATGATGACTGGCGCTTGCTTCTGCAGTTTCTTCTGCGCTTTCTGCGCCTTCTTGCCCCACTGTGCCGCCGTGTCTTCCAACGCCTCGGACACCTCGGCCCATCGCTCGCTGGCGTTCTCCATGACCACCGGGACCTTCTTCTCCGCCTGCTCGCGCAGCTTCACTGCCTGCTTCTGCAGTTTCTTCTGCGCTTTCTCCGCTTTCTTGCCCCACTCTGCCACTGCGTCCTCTCCGGCTGAAGACACCTCGGCCCATCGCCCCGCGGCGCTGTCGGCGATCTCGTGCGCGCGGTCTGCCAGCAGGGACGAGGGCTGCGAGCCGCCAGGGATCGCGGCGGCCACGGCAGCAGCCGCGTCCTTCGCGGCTCGCCGCGCGCGCCAAGACAGGCCCGGACGCCCCTCGGTGTCGATCGCGGCGATGACAAGGCCGCCCAAAAGCGAGACGTTCTTCCAGAAATGAGCCTTTTGCAGCGCTTTGAGCTCAGGATCTTGCTCGAGCCAGAAGGCGTGGCTCGCGAGGGTCGCGGGCGCCACTGTGCCCGCGAGCACCAGCGACGACACACGGGGAAGTGTGCCGGTCGCGAGGGCAAGACCGGCCACGAGCTGCACCGCCCCGTTGACGCGGGCATAGGTCTGAGGATCGCGCGGCAAACGCTGGGCCAACGGCTCAGGCAGCGCCCCTAATGCTTTGTCCACCAACGGCTTGGCCGCTGGCGCGGGGCTGGGGCGGCGCGCCGCCTCCGAACCGGCGATGATGAAAAACGACCCGAGCAGGGGGCGGGCGATACGCCGTGTCAACATGAAAAACCTCCAAATAATGCGCGTTGCGCTGTTGTTTTCGTCGGCACTGCGCTCACAGCGCTGACATCTCTGGTGTTCGGCCCTTCCGATCCGCGCGGGCAGCGCGCCCGCGATTGTGGAGCGCCGCCACGCGCCCCACACCGACCAGGCTAGACCTAGGAGCGGGAAGGCTTTCAGGGCCCGTCCGAACGCGGCGCTTTCCAGGAGCCCCGCGCTCTTGGCCTAGAGCAAGGCCGTGTCGGTGTGATCGGGGCCGATGTATTTGACGACGAACTGCACATCGACGTCGGGGCCCGCCGCGGCGTGCGCGTCGGCTCGGCACCGGCGGGCGAGGCGAGCGATATCCGCAGGCGAGGTGTGCGGGGGCAGCTCGGCGACAATGCGTATCACCGGGGCGCGGCCCTCGACGCGAATGACGGCCCGAGCACTGTGGACTTGTGGATGACGGGCCACATCGGCGGCGGCAGCAGCGGCGATCCGGTCCAGGGCGATCGGGCCGCGCGCAGCCGCGCCGAGGCGCGAAGCCGTCGGCCGCACATGGGCCAGCACAACCCACAGCCCGAACAGAAGCAGAGCGAAACCGACGCAGGCGAGCGCCGCGGACCACCACGGCCACTGGGGAGCTCGGGCGATCGCATGAGGGTCGATCCTGTCGGAGGCTTGGCGCGCGATGGGGACCAGGGCGCGGTCGCCGATCAGCCAGAGCGCGCCGACGAGCAGCACCAACCCGGTCAACGCGGTGAGCAGCCGGTCGGCCAGGCGCACGGAGGAAGTCATAGAACGGGCCTTTCTCGCAGCGATTCCTCGTCGGCGGCGTCGCGGCGCTGTTGGTCGTGCCAGTGGCCCACAGCGGCGCGGGGAAGCCAAATCCCTTCGCCGACGAGGACATGGGTGCGCGGACGCGGGATGAACGCCACGACCACGAGCACAAGTCCCACCGCCCCGGCCGCGACTGCGGCTGGCCACGTCCACCATGTCCAATGCGCGCCGCTGACGCTCCGCGCGGCAGCTTCCACCAGCCTCGGTCCTTGAAGCCACCCCGCGCCGAGCGCGGCTTCCCGCAGCAGCAACACCCCTGCGGCGATCAAGACCAAAGCGAGCAGCAGGGCGACGACAGAGGCGGCGGCCAGACCGCGGGGGCCGCGCCTGGGCTCGGGCTCGCCGCCGGGATCAGCGGGCACGTCCATGTAGGCCTGGGCGACTTGCGCCGGAGTGCGTTCGTTGTGCAGTCGGTCGATCCGCACCCGGACCTGGTCGGGCCGCTCGCCCAGGGAACGCTGGAGCTCGCTGGTCACCGCGTGGCTCACGGCGGCGACGACCTGCTCGCCGTTCACGGGCCAGCTCGCCGCGACGCGCACGTCCACGATGCTGCGCCCCCGGTGGACCTCTGTGCTGGCAGACGGAAGCGTGTGTCGGGGCAGAGCGCCCCGGTGCGCGGCCACTTCCGGAACCGAAAGCGCGGCGTACTCGATCAACCGCTGACGAGCACGGGCGCGCACGAGGGTGACGCCCCTGACCGGCTGCGTGGGTGCTTGCTGCGCCATCGCCATCAGCTCCGGCGGCGGCCGAGAGCGGTCAGGTCGATCGCGCCGTCGAGATGAGCCCCGACCAGCGCCCCTGCTCCGGCGAGCACAACCGACAGCAGGAAGCCGACCAGGCCGCCGACGACAATCGCGATGGTCAGCAACAGCCCGCCGAAGAACCCTGCTAACGCGTATTTCCCATTCATTGCACTATCTCCTTGAACGCTCTTGAAAGCTGTTGTGTCATGTGCCGCCAACGCCGACGGCTCGACCTCGCGACCACGGCTGCCCTGCCGCGCCATGTCCGCCGCGCGCGGACCGGGGCGCCCTGAGGGGTTTCGCGCTCCTCGAAGGCCGCCAGCGCGGCGATGAGCATCTCGGCGGAACCGCCCGCGTCCGGATGGAACCGGCGCACGGCGTCCCGCCGGGCGCGGCGAGCGCGCGCATCCATTCGAACTCCGCTCACTGGGCCTGGGCTCACTGGGCCTGGGCCGCATCCCGCGCCACCACGTCGCCCACAACGACGTCGACCGGCACCCCGGCCACGTCGCTGGCGACGCGGCGCACGTCGTCCGCCAGGGCGAGCAATCCCTCGCGCAATTCGAGGACCACGTGGACCTGGCCGCTTTTCGGCCCCAGCCGCACCCCCCGGACTGTCCGTCCGGGCAGGTGCGTGGCCGGGCCTGCGACATCGCCGGAATAGAGGCCGACGACGCCGTCGATGGCGGTGATCGCGGCGATCAGGCGGTCCACCTTTTCCGCGACGGGCTGGCTCATTGCACCCTCGGCTCCCCGGAAGCGGGCTGCTCGTCGTCATCGCTGAAATGCACGTCGTGGACCGTGATGTTGACTTCGGTGACCTCGAGCCCCGTCATGTTCTCCACCGACGAGATGACATTGCGGCGGATGCCGTCGGCCAGGTCATGGATGGCGATCCCGTACTCGGCAACGATCTCGATGTCGATAGCGGCCTGCCGCTCGCCGACCTCCACGCTGACGCCCTGGGTCAAGCTGGCAGCGCCCGGCAGCGCCTCGCGCAGCTTGCCGACCACACGGGCCGCTTGGCCCCCCAAGTCGTAGACGCCGTCCACCTCGCGAGTGGCGATGCCCGCGATCTTGGACACCACGACGTCGGCAATCGTCGTGACGCCGTGATCGGAGAGTTGCTCCACATTTTTGCCGGTTCGCTCAGCAGCATTGGCCACGCTCGTCCCTCGGGACTCTGTTGTCGTCATCAGCTTCTCCTTTACGTAGTTGCAAACGGCCGGAATCTGTACGGCACAATGTTGTGTCGGAGCCCGGCGCACGCCGCGCACGGATTTGAGAGAGAGAACACAAATCTGCCCCACGCGTTGCGTGAAGAGACGAGAGAACCCCATGCCGCTCCCGCAAGCCCGGCTCCTAGCCTCGCTGTCTGACGAGCTGCTCGCCCGCCGGGCCCAGCACGGCGACGGCGAAGCGTTCGACGCGCTGGTCGCGCGGCACGCCAGAGCGCTCTTGCGGTTCGTCCAAAGCACCTACCCGGACCGCTCCGGCTGCGAGGACATCGTCCAAGAAACTTTCATCGCCGCCTGGAAAGCGTTGCCCACGTTCGGCTTCCGGTCCCAGTTCCGCACCTGGCTGTACTCGCTCGCTTCTCGGAAAACGATTGACGCGCTGCGCAAACGCGGCGCAGGCTCCGACCTCGGCGCGATCCCTGAAACCCCCGACGTCCGCCCTGGCCCTGGCCAGCAGGTGCTCAACGGCGAATTCCTGGCTGCGCTCAGAAGCCAGTTGTCCCGCCTCCCGTACCCAGCCCGCGCCGCCTGGTGGCTGCGCGAGGTGCACGAGCTGCCTTTGGCGGAGATCGCCGCGATTCTGCGCACCACCGAAGGCTCGGTGCGCGGCCACCTGCAGCGCACGCGCAAACACCTCGCCGAAGCCCTTCGGGAGTTCCGCCCATGAGCCCCCCGCCCCGTCCCGAACACTTGCACGTCCCCGCCGCGCGGCGTAAGACTAGAGAACCGATGAGAGCCCGAGCCGGAGATCGCCACGACTCCGCCGCAGAAGCGACGGAGTGGATCGCCGATGCCACCAGACGGTTCGCGGGCCTCACCGCAGACACATCGCCCGAAAGCTCCGACGTGGAACTGCCCGCGCTGCGACAGCTGCGAAGCACCATCGGGCAGCTGGTCTCAGCGCTTCCCAGACCAGTGAGGCCGGTCAACACCAGCAGGCCGGGCGTCGCCTTCAGCCATGTGGCCTTGCGGAAAACGCTCACCTTCGCCCTCGCCGAACCGGCCTCTGCGGCATCGGCGGCAGTGGCCGACATCGCCATAGAACTGCACGACGCGACACCCACATCAGTGCACATCGACCTTGTCGCCGTCGGCGCGGACGCCCGCGAGCGCACCTACCTCTCCGACGGCGACGCGCTGCGCGAGCGGGCTGCCGCCGCCTTCTTGGAAACACTCGGCACGCCAGCGCCGCCGATCACCCTCACCTGGGACGACCTCGTCGAACTGGACGACCCGCTTCGCTAACGCGGATCGCGCGTCCGCGAAACCGGGCGTGCGCCGCGCCGGGAACACCATGGGACGCTGACGAGAAGGACCGGCCACTGTGAGACGATGAGCCGCATGCCGGTTCGCTACGAGAAGCCCGAGGGATGGGTCCATCGTGGCGGGGACAATGAGTTCTGGCTGTTGACGGGCCCGTTGCAGGCGGCGCTGCGCCCGCCGGGCGTCATCGTCGTCGCCCCTGTCTTAGAGCAGCGGCGCAACGGCCGGATCGAGGCGGAGCGGTTGGACAACTGGTCCCGCATCGCCCGGATCGCCGACCAACAGGGCGAGCCTCCGTACGGGGGCTCGGTCATCAACGGCGCGCTTTTGGAGCGCGCGGCGGACCTGTTGCGCGCCATCGCCGCCAACCCAGCCTTGTCCGTGACTGTGTCGCGCAAGCCGACGGCGAGGGCAACCATCGCGGCTGTGTTGCAGGAAATGCTCGCCGCGGCGGGCCGCGACCGGGTTTGGGCCCACGACCTCATCGCCGGACCCGACGGCAGGGCTTTCCTGCGCGACCTGTGCGCCTTCGGGTGGACCGACGACGGCGAGGCCGCCGCAGCGCTGTTCTCCCATGTCGTCTCCTGCGCGGACGACGAGATCGAGCGGATGCAGAACCGCATGGTCCAAGAGAACGACCCTGGCGCAGCCGTGCGCTGGTCGGACAAAAAGCCCGGCGCCCCGTTTCTCCTCCATGAGACCCGCCGCAGCGTCGAGATCGCCCGCGCCATCGCGGAAGCCCTCGACCCCCTCGCCGACGAGCAGCTCGACCAGATCCCCCCGGTCCTCGCTCGCGAACTCGCCCGCGCCGTCCTGCGCGACCGCCGCGAAACCGACAAACGGCTCAAGCATCCCTGAACAGGCGGGAACCGGGCGAGGCGTGAGCGTTGAGCGGCTCATCCGGCAAGATATATGGCCAACCTGTCGCGGACATGCTCATAGGTGCCGTCCGCAGCATCGGAGTCGGGAGCGACCCGGTCAGGGGAAAGCCGGTCCCAAAGATAGAGCCCACGGACAATCACCAGGTACGAAGCTTCAGCCAAGGTGAAGAGGATCTCGCGCTCGGTGCTCTCCTCGACCGAGCACAGCAGGCCAGGATATGCCGACGTCTCGCGCGTGCGCACAATCCAGGACGGGGCGCCGCCCCCGGCAACGTCCGTGTCGTTGATAACTTCGGTGGCTCCCCCCTTTCGCCCGAAGGCTGTCGCCCTCGCGGCACCTCGCCCCGAGTCGAAGAGAGCTCGCAGCGCAGCCGGATCCCTCGCGGTGAGAACAAGGACCACCACCTGCGACGAGGAGCCGTCGTCCGAAACCTTGTGCTGCTCGAGCTCGCCGTACTGGTTGACGAACGACGAATCCCAGCCACCGCCCTGATCCAACCCCAACGACACGCCGACCAACCGGTTCACAGGCACCATCACCGGATCTGATGCCTTCGCCAACTGAGGAGACCGGGGAGGCTCGGACACAGGCAATAAGCAGTCAACCAGAACACCCCCGTCGTCCCCGTCCGCCCGCGCGAAGCCCGCAACCGGCAACCCAGCCGCCGCCGCGCACACCGCCACAACCAACACCATCCAACGCCTCACTGATCCCACCGCCGCACACATAGTCCTCACCTGGCTCATTCTCTCCCACCCCCTCCACAACGAGCCGAACGGCCACCGCAACCCCTACGCCCCGGCGACCCACTCCGCCGAACCGTCCGCACAGCACGAACTGCTTCGCTCCCGCCCCAGCGCCACGACCCCACCCCTACGCCCCGGCGACCCACTCCGCCGAGCCGTCCGCGAAGTGCTGCCGCTTCCACACGGGGATCTGCCGTTTGATCTCGTCCACCAAGATCTGGCAGACGCCGAACGCCTCGGCGCGATGGTCGGCGGCCACCGCGACGACCAATGCCGCCTCGCCGATGCGAAGCAGCGCCACCCGATGGCTCGCCGCCACCGCCCGAACACCCGCGCGGCCCGCCACGACCTCGGCCACAACCTCGGCGAGACGCTGCTGGGCGGTCGGATGGCTGCGGTATTCGAGGGCCAACACCTCCCGGCCTGCGTCGTGGTCGCGCACATTCCCGCTGAACCCGACGACCGCGCCCGCATGCCCGTCCGCCGCCTGCGCCACCAGGGCCTCGTGCGCCGACAGGGAGAGAGGCTCCTGACCGACCCAGGTCCGCGCGATCCTGGCGCCCGGACGGTGCTCTGCCGTGGTCAATGGTCGGCCCCTGCCAGTTGCTCAAGCGCGTGACCGAGCACCCCGCCCAGCACCGCGAGGCCGTCGCGGACGCCCCCGGCCGAGCCCGGCAGATTCACCACCAGGGTCCGCCCCGCCACTCCGGCCACGCCTCGGGAAAGCACGGCTGTGGGAACTTTCTGCGCCCCCGCGCCGCGAATGGCCGCCGCGAGACCAGGGATCTCGTAATCCAGCAGCGCCTTGGTGGCCTCGGGAGTCCGGTCGGTCGGGGAGATCCCCGTGCCCCCCGTGGTGATGACAACATCGGGCCCCGCCGCCACAGCCAGGCGCAACGCCTCGGCGAACGCCGCCCCGTCGGAAGCCACCTCGACAGCCACGTCGAAACCGCGCTCCTGGAGCCACCCGGCGATCACGGGCCCCGTTGTGTCCGCATACGCCCCTGCGGCCGCGCGAGTCGAGGCGACAAGGACCCTGGCGCGAGTCACACCGACCAATCCCCGCTCGCGCCGCCCTCTTTGCGCACAACGCGCACTTCGCCGAGCCACGAGGCGGGATCGACGGCCTTGACCATGTCGTGCAGGGTCAGCCCGGCGACTGCCACGGCGGTCAGCGCCTCCATCTCCACGCCGGTCCGATCCGTGGTCTCGGCGACCGCCTCGATGCCCACGCCGGAACCACCGAGCTCGAACGAGACCGCCACCTTGGTGAGCGCGATCTGATGGCAGAGCGGAATAAGCTCGGAAGTCCTTTTCGCGGCCATGATCCCCGCGACCCTCGCGACAGCAAAAGCGTCGCCCTTCTTCGCGTGCGGATCGGCCAAGGCTGACAGCGCGTCTTTGTTCGCGTGGAAGGTCGCGGTCGCGGTCGCGCGCCGCCTGCTCGGCTCTTTGCCGGACACGTCCACCATCCGCGCCGCCCCGGATTCGTCGAGGTGGGTGAGCTTGGGCGCCCCTCCCGAGCGTTGGGCAGTCGGGGAAAGGTCGGCCACGGGATCAGCTCAGCCGTTGATCTGCGTGGACGGATGCACGTACGGCAGCGACTCGCCCGGCAGGGGGAACTCGGTCTCGCCGAACGGGGACAAGGCCCCGCTCCAATCGGTCGCCAGCTCGGTGACCGGGTGGTCGCGCTGCGGCCAGCCTGGGTCGACGTAACGCTCTTTCTCGCTTTTTCCCATGCGGTCATTGTGCCAGAACGGCGCCGGGCGCGCGGAGCGCGGACCAGTTTCTGGCCAGTCGTTCACGACTGGCTTCCCGCTCGCGGGCCTCCTGGCCGGGCCGCGCGCGCTAGACTGCAAACTCTTCGCTTCTCACCCAGGACCATCACGATGCCAACACCCAGCGCCACCACCCGCCGAGGCCTCAGCGAGCGCCTCGCGCCGTTCAGCTCGACCATCTTCGTCTCGATGACCGAGCTGGCCAAGAAAACCGAGTCGATCAACCTCGGCCAAGGTTTCCCGGACACTGACGGGCCGCCGGCCATGCTGGAAGCCGCGCAGAAAGCCATCGCGGACGGCGTGAACCAGTACTCTCCTGGCCGCGGCTACCTGCCGCTGCGCCAAGCGATCGCGAACGACCGGGCCACGCGCTACGGGACGGTGTACGACCCGGACACGGAAATCCTGATCACTGTCGGGGCCACCGAAGCCCTGACCTGCGCCATCCTCGCTCTGATTGAGCCAGGGGAAGAAGTCGTCGCGCTCGAGCCCTGCTACGACAGCTACGCGCCCGCGGTCGCCATGGCCCACGGCGCGCTGGCCCGCGTGCCATTGGAGCCGAGCGGGGGGAAGTTCGTCTTCGACCCGCGGCGCCTCGCCGCCGCCATCACCCCCCGCACCCGGATCATCCTGCTCAACACCCCGCACAACCCCACTGGCACAGTGCTCAGCCGCGACGAGCTCGCCGAGATCGCCCGCCTCGCGGTCCAGCACGACCTCATCGTCCTGACTGACGAGGTGTACGAGCATCTGATCTTCGACGGGCGCGGGCATCTGCCCATCGCCTCGCTGCCCGGCATGGCCGAGCGCACGCTGAGCTGCTCCGGGGCGGGCAAAACCTTCAACGCGACCGGGTGGAAGACCGGGTGGGTCTGCGGACCCGCCGATCTCGTGAGCGCGGTGCTCGCCGTCAAGCAGTACGTCACATTCGTCGGAGCGGCCCCGCTGCAGCCCGCCGTCGCGCTCGCGCTGCGCACCCAGGACGGCTGGATCAAGGGACTGCGCGCCATGTTGCTGGAGAACCGCGACCGGCTCGCGGCGGGTCTGAGCGAATCGGGCTTCACGGTGTATCCGGCGACGGGGACGTACTTCCTCACCGCGGACGCGGCTCCGCTCGCCGCCACCTCGGCGAAGGGATGGGACTGCGCGGACGGCGCCGAGTTCTGCCGCCGCCTCGCGCACGAGGTCGGGGTCGCCGCCATCCCGTACGCCGGTTTGTCCGAACGGCGCGACCTGTACGGCAGCCTCGTGCGCTTCGCGTTCTGCAAACGCCCGGAGGTGCTGGACGAGGCGCTCGCCCGGTTGGCCCGTCTGCGAAGCTGACCGCCCGCATCGCCGCCGCGTATTTTTCAGTCCGCATATTTTTCAGTACAATGTCGTATGGCCACGGGAGCCCCCAAGCGCCAGACGACGCGCGCGCGAAGCCGTCCGGTTTCGCGCCGTCCATGACCGCTGTTGTGTTCTCACTGGGCTTCCCGGCCCAGGCGGAGAACGTTTAAGGAGAATTCCATGACCCCAACGCCATTCAGCGCCACTGTGCTCGGCTCCCCTCGCATCGGCCCCAACCGCGAGTTGAAGAAAGCCGTCGAGTCGTACTGGGCCAAGAAATCCAGCGCCGAGGACTTGGCCGCCGTCGCCAAGGGCCTGCGCGCCGACACCCTGACGAAGCTGAAGAACGCGGGCTTTGACTCCGTGCCGGTGAACACCTTCTCGTACTACGACCAGATGCTCGACGCGGCGGTGCTGCTCGGCGCGCTGCCGGAGCGGGTCAAGGGCGTCGCGAACGACCTCGACCGCTACTTCGCCGCAGCTCGGGGCAACCAAGACGTCGCGCCGCTCGAAATGACCAAGTGGTTCGACACGAACTACCACTACATCGTTCCGGAGATCTCCCCGTCCACGAAGTTCGCCCTCGACCCGAGCAAGATCTTCGCCGAGCTGGAAGAGGCCAAAGAGCTCGGCGTCCCGGCCCGCCCGGTCGTGATCGGCCCGGTCACCTTCCTCCTGCTGTCCAAGCCGGTGAACGGCCAAGGCCCGCTCCTGGAGCGGATCGGCGAGCTCATCCCGCTCTACAAGGACCTCCTTTCGCAGCTGAAAGCCAAGGGCGTCGAGTGGGTGCAGTTGGACGAGCCGGTGCTCGTGACGGACAAAGGGCAGGCCGTCCTCGACGCCGCCGTCTCCGCGTACCAACAGCTGACCTCCGCGGCCGACCGGCCGTCGGTCTTGCTCGCGACCTACTTCTCCGGCTTGGGCTCCGCGCTGGAGAAAATTCTTTCCAGCGGCGTCGACGGCGTCGCCGTCGATCTGGTCTACGGTTCGGCGGACCACCTCGCCGGTGTGCATTTCCAGGGCAAGCTGCTGGTGGCCGGCGTGGTCGACGGGCGCAACATCTGGCGCACCGACCTCGACAAGGCGTTGACCGTGCTCGAGGGCCTCAAGAACAAAGGCGTGCAGGTCGCTGTCTCCTCCTCAAGCTCGCTCTTGCACGTGCCGTACTCGCTCAAGCCGGAAACGCACCTCGATGACACGCTGCGCTCCTGGCTGGCTTTCGGCGACGAGAAGATCGCCGAGGTCGCGACCCTGGCCAAGGGCCTGAAACAAGGCCGCTCGGCCATCGCCGACGAGCTTGACGCGAGCGCGAAAGCGCAGAGCGCCCGGCGCACCGACCCGCGTCTGAACGACAAGGCGCTGCGCGACGAGATCGCCAAGCTCCGCGAGACCGCGGGCCAACGCGGCCCCGCCGACCAGCGCATCGCGCAGCAGAACGCGGCGCTCGGCATCCCGAAGCTGCCGACCACCACAATCGGCTCCTTCCCCCAGACGCGGGAGATCCGCGTCGCCCGCCAGAAGTTCACCAAGGGCGAGATCACTGCCGAGCAGTACGAGCAGCACATGCGCGACGAGGTCGCCGCTGTCATCAAGCTCCAGGAGGAGCTGGGCCTCGACGTGCTGGTGCACGGCGAGCCGGAGCGCAACGACATGGTGCAGTACTTCGCCGAGCAGCTCGAAGGCTTCTTCGCGACGTCGAACGGCTGGGTGCAGTCCTACGGATCGCGCTGCGTCCGCCCGCCGGTGCTCTTCGGCGATGTGAAGCGCCCGAACCCGATGACGGTGCAATGGAGCAAGTACGCGCAGTCCCTCACCGACAAGCCGGTCAAAGGCATGCTCACGGGTCCGGTCACCATCCTGGCCTGGTCTTTCGTCCGTGACGACCAGCCGCTCGGCGACACCGCGTACCAGGTGGCGCTCGCGATCCGCGAAGAGACTGTCGACCTGCAGAACGCCGGGATCAAGGTCATCCAGGTGGACGAGCCCGCGCTGCGCGAGACTCTGCCGCTCAAGAAAGCCGAACAAGACGCGTACCTGGATTGGGCCGTGGGCTCGTTCAAGTTCTCGACCTCCGGCGTCGAGGACTCGACCCAGATCCACACCCACCTGTGCTACTCGGAGTTCGGCGAGGTCATCGGCGCGATCGCCGACCTCGACGCGGACGTCACCTCCATCGAGGCCGCCCGCTCGCACATGGAGGTGCTGGACGACCTGAACGCCGCCGGTTTCAAAAACGGCGTCGGCCCGGGCGTCTACGACATCCACTCGCCGCGCGTGCCCTCGGTCGACGAGATCGTCGTCTCGCTCAAAGAGGCCCTCGCCGCCGTGCCGGTCGACCGTTTGTGGGTCAACCCGGACTGCGGCCTGAAGACCCGAGGCGAGAGCGAGACGAAGGCGTCGCTGGTCAACCTGGTGG from Segniliparus rotundus DSM 44985 includes:
- a CDS encoding RNA polymerase sigma factor, which translates into the protein MPLPQARLLASLSDELLARRAQHGDGEAFDALVARHARALLRFVQSTYPDRSGCEDIVQETFIAAWKALPTFGFRSQFRTWLYSLASRKTIDALRKRGAGSDLGAIPETPDVRPGPGQQVLNGEFLAALRSQLSRLPYPARAAWWLREVHELPLAEIAAILRTTEGSVRGHLQRTRKHLAEALREFRP
- a CDS encoding Asp23/Gls24 family envelope stress response protein encodes the protein MTTTESRGTSVANAAERTGKNVEQLSDHGVTTIADVVVSKIAGIATREVDGVYDLGGQAARVVGKLREALPGAASLTQGVSVEVGERQAAIDIEIVAEYGIAIHDLADGIRRNVISSVENMTGLEVTEVNITVHDVHFSDDDEQPASGEPRVQ
- a CDS encoding pyridoxal phosphate-dependent aminotransferase, whose protein sequence is MPTPSATTRRGLSERLAPFSSTIFVSMTELAKKTESINLGQGFPDTDGPPAMLEAAQKAIADGVNQYSPGRGYLPLRQAIANDRATRYGTVYDPDTEILITVGATEALTCAILALIEPGEEVVALEPCYDSYAPAVAMAHGALARVPLEPSGGKFVFDPRRLAAAITPRTRIILLNTPHNPTGTVLSRDELAEIARLAVQHDLIVLTDEVYEHLIFDGRGHLPIASLPGMAERTLSCSGAGKTFNATGWKTGWVCGPADLVSAVLAVKQYVTFVGAAPLQPAVALALRTQDGWIKGLRAMLLENRDRLAAGLSESGFTVYPATGTYFLTADAAPLAATSAKGWDCADGAEFCRRLAHEVGVAAIPYAGLSERRDLYGSLVRFAFCKRPEVLDEALARLARLRS
- a CDS encoding transglutaminase-like domain-containing protein, which translates into the protein MVTRIVSARLDVDVVDSTVLECQIAVAPHPGAQVEESLSFTLNGKNIQAKQILTEHGNRIHTFPAAPGKLLVSYDATIKGNTAPAAVLESDASVFLRPSRYAESDKFCGFAAAEFGDSLDSEALLARVAAWVGARLRYVPGSSDAIDGAADTLLAGRGVCRDYAHLVVAMLRALNVPARLVAVYAPGCDPMDFHAVAEALVNGVWRVVDATCLAPRSTLVRVATGRDAADTAFLDNHRGAIVLNESVVTAVVEGELPGDDLTQLVSIT
- a CDS encoding MogA/MoaB family molybdenum cofactor biosynthesis protein is translated as MTRARVLVASTRAAAGAYADTTGPVIAGWLQERGFDVAVEVASDGAAFAEALRLAVAAGPDVVITTGGTGISPTDRTPEATKALLDYEIPGLAAAIRGAGAQKVPTAVLSRGVAGVAGRTLVVNLPGSAGGVRDGLAVLGGVLGHALEQLAGADH
- the moaC gene encoding cyclic pyranopterin monophosphate synthase MoaC, which codes for MADLSPTAQRSGGAPKLTHLDESGAARMVDVSGKEPSRRRATATATFHANKDALSALADPHAKKGDAFAVARVAGIMAAKRTSELIPLCHQIALTKVAVSFELGGSGVGIEAVAETTDRTGVEMEALTAVAVAGLTLHDMVKAVDPASWLGEVRVVRKEGGASGDWSV
- a CDS encoding molybdenum cofactor biosynthesis protein MoaE, yielding MTTAEHRPGARIARTWVGQEPLSLSAHEALVAQAADGHAGAVVGFSGNVRDHDAGREVLALEYRSHPTAQQRLAEVVAEVVAGRAGVRAVAASHRVALLRIGEAALVVAVAADHRAEAFGVCQILVDEIKRQIPVWKRQHFADGSAEWVAGA